Proteins from one Blattabacterium sp. (Blattella germanica) str. Bge genomic window:
- the rho gene encoding transcription termination factor Rho yields MFDITELKSKKLFELQEIARSSGLKKCTQLRKNELLEKIISIFNNKNTSIHSSLRKENPLKKGFKVRKESKNSFSENKNTNNEKKKHSQENLKASKNSFSENKNTNNEKKKHSQENLKASKNSFSENKNTNNGKKKHFQENLKTSKNSFSENKNTNNGKKKHFQENLKSSKLSEDIKYQKKHQNFTNWKKNDRNDRSESIPSSQSHGIEGISQKISSNKYRTPEYEFEGIIISEGVLEIMPENYGFLRSSDFNYLSSPDDIYVSQSQIRLFGMKTGDTIRGEVRPPKDGEKYFPLIKILEINGRPPSFVRERDSFEHLTPLFPNEKFKLAEKNATLSTRIVDLFTPIGKGQRGMIVAPPKTGKTTLLKEIANAIAANHPEVYLIILLIDERPEEVTDMQRNVKGEVIASTFDEPADRHVKVANIVLQKAKRMVECSHDVVILLDSITRLARAYNTVAPASGKVLSGGVDANALHRPKRFFGAARNIENGGSLSIIATAMIDTGSKMDEVIFEEFKGTGNKELQLDRKIANKRIYPAIDLVSSSTRKDDLLLDQNTLQRMWILRKHLSDMNPVEAMEFLRSRMARTQNNEEFLISMNG; encoded by the coding sequence ATGTTTGATATTACTGAATTAAAAAGTAAGAAACTTTTTGAATTACAGGAAATAGCTCGTTCTTCAGGATTAAAAAAATGTACACAATTACGAAAAAACGAACTCCTAGAGAAAATCATTTCCATTTTTAATAACAAAAATACTTCCATACATTCTTCATTAAGAAAAGAAAATCCTTTAAAAAAAGGATTTAAAGTGCGAAAAGAATCGAAAAATTCATTTTCGGAAAATAAAAATACAAACAATGAGAAAAAAAAACATTCTCAAGAAAATTTAAAAGCTTCCAAAAATTCATTTTCGGAAAATAAAAATACAAACAATGAGAAAAAAAAACATTCTCAAGAAAATTTAAAAGCTTCCAAAAATTCATTTTCGGAAAATAAAAATACAAACAATGGGAAAAAAAAACATTTTCAAGAAAATTTAAAAACCTCCAAAAATTCATTTTCGGAAAATAAAAATACAAACAATGGGAAAAAAAAACATTTTCAAGAAAATTTAAAATCTTCTAAGCTGTCAGAAGATATAAAATATCAAAAAAAACATCAAAATTTTACGAATTGGAAAAAAAATGACAGAAATGATAGATCTGAATCTATCCCATCATCTCAGAGTCACGGTATAGAAGGAATATCACAAAAAATTTCTTCTAATAAATACCGCACTCCTGAATATGAATTTGAAGGAATTATAATCAGTGAAGGAGTATTGGAAATTATGCCAGAAAATTACGGTTTTTTAAGATCTTCCGATTTTAACTATTTATCATCGCCTGATGATATTTACGTTTCTCAATCTCAAATTAGACTTTTCGGAATGAAAACAGGAGACACAATAAGAGGAGAAGTACGGCCCCCTAAAGATGGAGAAAAGTATTTTCCCTTAATTAAAATTCTTGAAATCAATGGAAGGCCTCCTTCTTTTGTAAGAGAAAGAGATTCTTTTGAACATTTAACTCCATTATTTCCCAATGAAAAATTCAAATTAGCTGAAAAAAATGCAACTCTTTCTACAAGAATAGTAGATCTTTTCACTCCTATAGGAAAAGGACAAAGAGGAATGATTGTTGCTCCTCCTAAAACAGGAAAAACTACTTTATTAAAAGAAATAGCTAATGCTATTGCGGCCAATCATCCTGAAGTCTATTTAATCATATTATTGATTGATGAACGTCCGGAAGAAGTAACAGATATGCAAAGAAATGTAAAAGGAGAGGTCATCGCATCTACTTTTGATGAACCTGCAGATAGACATGTCAAAGTAGCTAATATTGTTTTACAAAAAGCAAAAAGAATGGTTGAATGTTCTCATGATGTAGTCATATTATTAGATTCTATCACACGTTTAGCACGTGCATATAATACTGTAGCTCCTGCATCTGGAAAAGTATTGTCAGGAGGAGTAGATGCAAATGCATTACATAGACCGAAAAGATTTTTTGGAGCTGCTAGAAATATAGAGAATGGAGGATCTTTATCTATTATTGCTACTGCTATGATTGACACAGGATCCAAAATGGATGAAGTTATTTTTGAAGAATTTAAAGGAACAGGAAATAAAGAACTTCAATTAGATAGAAAAATAGCTAATAAACGAATTTATCCAGCTATAGATTTGGTTTCTTCTAGTACAAGAAAAGATGATCTTTTGCTTGATCAAAATACATTACAAAGAATGTGGATTTTGCGAAAACATCTTTCTGATATGAATCCAGTGGAAGCTATGGAATTTTTAAGATCTAGAATGGCTAGAACTCAAAATAACGAAGAATTTTTAATATCTATGAATGGATAA
- the prfA gene encoding peptide chain release factor 1: MKKASFIQKLEGSKKEFYEISKSIIQPNIISDQKKYKILLKKYLKLEKIVSLYEKYNKKLALLQEADFILKNDSDADLKELASIEKYKILENLSSIEKESYDLIFSLSNETEETTENHRNAIVELRSGTGGDEACLFVEDILRMYTMYFKKSGWKYKIIHAQKGGIKGYKEIILDVNGKEGVYGNLKFESGVHRVQRIPKTESQGRVHTSAITVAVLPQVKDIEVNINLSDIKKETFRSSGAGGQHVNKTESAVRLTHLPSKITVECQEERSQHKNFEKAINVLRSRIYQNEKEKRLKEISIKRKSLVSTGDRSVKIRTYNYPKSRVTDHRIHKSIYDLAGFMNGNIQEMINFLKFIENKK, translated from the coding sequence ATGAAAAAAGCTTCATTCATTCAAAAATTAGAAGGATCTAAAAAGGAATTTTATGAAATTTCAAAATCTATCATTCAACCTAATATTATATCTGATCAAAAAAAATATAAAATATTATTAAAAAAATATCTAAAACTAGAAAAAATAGTTTCTCTTTATGAAAAATACAACAAAAAACTAGCTTTACTTCAAGAAGCAGATTTTATATTGAAAAATGATTCCGATGCGGATCTAAAAGAATTAGCCTCCATAGAGAAATACAAAATTTTAGAAAATTTATCATCTATTGAAAAGGAATCTTATGATCTTATTTTTTCATTATCAAATGAAACAGAAGAAACAACAGAAAATCATAGAAATGCTATTGTAGAACTCCGTTCTGGAACAGGAGGAGATGAAGCGTGTCTTTTTGTAGAAGATATATTAAGAATGTATACAATGTATTTTAAAAAATCAGGTTGGAAATATAAAATTATACATGCTCAAAAAGGAGGAATAAAAGGATATAAAGAAATTATTTTGGATGTGAATGGAAAAGAAGGAGTTTATGGAAATTTAAAATTCGAATCTGGAGTACATAGGGTACAAAGAATTCCAAAAACAGAATCCCAAGGAAGAGTGCATACATCTGCTATAACAGTAGCGGTGCTTCCTCAAGTAAAAGATATAGAGGTAAACATTAACTTATCTGATATAAAAAAAGAAACTTTTAGATCTAGTGGGGCAGGAGGACAACACGTTAACAAAACAGAATCTGCTGTACGATTAACTCATCTACCAAGCAAAATAACAGTCGAATGCCAAGAAGAACGTTCTCAACACAAAAATTTCGAAAAAGCTATAAATGTTTTACGATCAAGAATTTATCAAAATGAAAAGGAAAAAAGATTAAAGGAAATATCTATAAAAAGAAAATCGTTAGTCTCAACGGGAGATCGTTCTGTAAAAATTAGGACTTATAATTATCCCAAAAGCAGAGTTACGGATCATAGAATTCATAAATCTATTTATGATCTTGCAGGATTCATGAATGGAAACATTCAAGAAATGATTAATTTTTTAAAATTTATTGAAAATAAAAAATAA
- a CDS encoding DUF4293 family protein, with product MLYRIQTLYLFISILIYSISLYYFRFIFLTSNFFSLKKTIFIFLIIGFILSLLSLLFFKKKKLQIFMNKTNILAISTNLILFLYQFNQSILKEISLFFVSLCFCSMCVLYMANKAIKKDIELIDSMSRIR from the coding sequence ATGTTATATAGGATACAAACATTATATCTATTTATTTCTATTTTGATTTATTCCATTTCTCTATATTATTTTCGTTTCATTTTTTTGACGTCTAATTTTTTTTCTTTAAAAAAAACGATTTTCATTTTTCTAATTATAGGTTTTATTTTATCTCTTTTAAGTCTTCTTTTTTTCAAAAAAAAAAAATTGCAAATATTTATGAATAAAACAAATATACTTGCAATTAGTACTAATTTGATTCTTTTTTTATATCAATTCAATCAATCCATTCTAAAAGAAATTTCGCTTTTTTTCGTATCATTATGTTTTTGTAGTATGTGTGTTTTGTACATGGCTAATAAAGCCATAAAAAAAGACATAGAATTGATTGATTCGATGAGTAGAATCCGATGA
- the rmuC gene encoding DNA recombination protein RmuC yields the protein MRKLELFFRKEFKDQKEEIQKLSQYSKKELNNSLVEVKNGLTQTVKDSQDSLEKKIQFYFDHQSKKLDSVYKEQEKLIRIIEKKLEEIKENVNEKLQNSLNIHLGKSFEIIGNQLFFLQEGLGEMKILAKDVSSLKRTLNHVKICGSFSEMQLSMLLQQILSPEQYASNVITKSNTNFVVEFAIKLPGLEDGNIIWLPIDVKFPKETYEKVQTAYRKGEKKNIEIAIKNMESVLKKMSKDIKEKYIDPPHTTDFAILFLPFEGIYAEIARNSGLLEELLRKYKTVITGPSTLAAVLNSLQIGFRTLAIQKRSSEVWKILETVKQEFTKFRFLLHQAQDKLQGASKDIDKLLALELI from the coding sequence TTGAGAAAATTGGAATTGTTTTTCAGAAAAGAATTTAAGGATCAAAAAGAAGAAATTCAAAAATTATCTCAATACAGTAAAAAAGAGCTTAATAATTCTTTAGTGGAAGTTAAAAATGGATTAACACAAACTGTTAAAGATTCTCAAGATTCTCTAGAAAAAAAAATTCAATTTTATTTTGATCATCAATCTAAAAAATTAGATTCTGTTTATAAGGAACAAGAAAAATTGATTAGAATTATAGAAAAAAAACTTGAAGAAATAAAAGAAAATGTTAATGAAAAACTTCAAAATTCTTTGAATATTCATCTGGGAAAATCATTCGAAATTATCGGAAATCAGTTATTCTTTTTACAAGAAGGTTTGGGGGAAATGAAAATTTTGGCGAAAGATGTAAGTTCTTTAAAAAGAACCTTAAATCATGTAAAAATATGTGGGAGTTTTAGCGAAATGCAACTTTCAATGCTTTTACAACAAATTTTGTCTCCAGAACAATATGCTTCTAATGTTATTACCAAATCTAACACAAATTTTGTGGTAGAATTTGCAATAAAACTTCCAGGACTTGAAGACGGGAATATTATATGGCTTCCTATTGATGTGAAATTTCCAAAAGAAACTTATGAAAAAGTGCAGACAGCTTATCGTAAAGGAGAAAAAAAAAATATAGAAATAGCTATAAAAAATATGGAATCTGTACTTAAAAAAATGTCAAAAGATATTAAAGAGAAATATATAGATCCTCCACATACTACTGATTTCGCTATTCTATTCTTACCTTTTGAAGGAATATACGCTGAGATAGCAAGAAATTCTGGTCTACTAGAAGAATTATTGAGAAAATACAAAACCGTAATAACAGGACCTTCCACATTAGCAGCTGTATTAAACAGTTTACAAATAGGATTTAGAACTTTAGCTATTCAAAAAAGAAGTTCTGAAGTATGGAAAATTTTAGAAACTGTCAAACAGGAATTCACAAAATTCAGATTCTTACTTCATCAAGCTCAGGATAAATTGCAAGGCGCTTCAAAGGATATAGATAAATTATTGGCGTTAGAACTAATTTGA